In the genome of Massilibacillus massiliensis, one region contains:
- the fumC gene encoding class II fumarate hydratase, which yields MEYRVEKDSIGEIKVPVDKLWGAQTQRSYENFQIGTEKIPIELVHIFAILKSAAAHVNKELKLIDAVRADAIIKACDEIEAGKLDAHFPLAVWQTGSGTQFNMNANEVIAHRAMQILAEEGNPIDIHPNDHVNRSQSSNDIFPTSLHVVGLTLIKKNLFPAIDGLITTLEAKSSAYMDVVKIGRTHLMDATPLTLGQEISGWVRMLKRNKEMLLAGVEFLRDLAMGGTAVGTGINTHPEFAVKVAAEISKLTKENFQTAPNKFQALSSKDELVAVHGLLKALAADLMKIANDVRWLASGPRCGIGEITIPANEPGSSIMPSKVNPTQAEALTMVVTQVFGNDTTIGFAASQGNFQLNVFMPVIAYNLIQSIRLLSDSINSFNHNCAVGIEPNLQTIHHHLHQSLILVTGLVPLIGYDKSAEIAKKAAKEGITLKESALALGYVNEADYDRYMDVNHLIKPE from the coding sequence TTGGAATATCGCGTAGAAAAAGACTCTATTGGAGAAATTAAGGTACCGGTCGATAAATTATGGGGCGCTCAAACACAACGCAGCTATGAAAATTTTCAAATTGGCACTGAAAAAATACCGATAGAATTGGTACATATTTTTGCCATTTTAAAATCTGCTGCCGCTCATGTGAATAAAGAATTAAAATTAATTGATGCTGTTCGTGCAGATGCGATTATAAAAGCGTGTGATGAAATAGAAGCTGGCAAACTGGATGCACATTTTCCTTTGGCGGTGTGGCAGACTGGAAGCGGAACACAGTTTAACATGAACGCGAATGAAGTGATTGCCCATCGGGCAATGCAAATCCTAGCAGAAGAGGGAAATCCTATCGATATTCATCCGAACGATCACGTTAACCGTTCGCAAAGTTCAAATGATATATTTCCAACGTCACTTCATGTTGTTGGTTTGACGCTAATCAAAAAGAATTTGTTTCCAGCGATTGATGGCTTAATTACTACATTAGAAGCAAAGTCGTCAGCGTATATGGACGTTGTAAAAATAGGACGTACCCATCTCATGGATGCTACGCCGTTAACTTTGGGACAAGAAATCAGTGGCTGGGTAAGGATGTTAAAACGAAACAAAGAAATGCTGCTGGCCGGAGTCGAGTTTTTACGTGATTTAGCCATGGGGGGAACCGCTGTAGGTACCGGCATTAACACTCATCCGGAGTTTGCTGTAAAAGTTGCAGCTGAAATTAGTAAATTAACAAAGGAAAACTTTCAAACGGCGCCGAATAAATTTCAAGCTTTGTCCAGTAAAGATGAACTTGTTGCTGTGCATGGTTTGCTAAAAGCGCTAGCAGCTGATCTGATGAAGATAGCCAATGATGTACGTTGGCTGGCCAGCGGCCCGCGCTGTGGAATTGGTGAAATCACGATTCCGGCGAATGAACCTGGCAGCTCTATCATGCCGTCCAAAGTAAATCCAACGCAAGCAGAGGCACTCACGATGGTTGTCACCCAGGTTTTTGGCAATGATACAACCATCGGTTTTGCGGCTAGTCAAGGGAATTTCCAATTGAATGTATTTATGCCAGTTATCGCGTATAATCTGATCCAAAGCATAAGATTATTGAGTGATAGCATAAATTCATTTAATCATAACTGTGCTGTTGGCATCGAACCTAATTTGCAAACGATACACCATCATTTACATCAATCCCTTATTTTAGTTACCGGGTTAGTTCCTTTAATCGGCTATGATAAATCGGCTGAAATAGCCAAAAAAGCTGCCAAAGAGGGCATCACATTAAAAGAATCTGCATTAGCACTCGGGTACGTGAACGAAGCTGATTATGATCGTTACATGGATGTAAATCATCTGATAAAGCCTGAGTGA
- a CDS encoding enolase C-terminal domain-like protein produces the protein MDINRKESSPMIKDMKVIPVAGRDSMLLNLSGAHGVFFTRNVVILTDSAGHTGAGEVPGGEKIRKTLEDARELVVGRPIAIYNHILNDVREAFKDRDDGGRGLQTFDLRTMIHAVTAIEAACLDLLGKYLGVPAAELLGTGRQRDEVEFLGYLFYVGDRKKTDLPYFSEEHEKDAWLRLRHEEALTPEAVVELAQASYERYGFKNFKLKGGVLSGDEEIEAVTALKKAFPDARITLDPNGAWTLEEAIRLCKNKTDVLTYAEDPCGAENGYSGREIMAEFRKATGLPTATNMIATDWRQMGHSMVLHSVDIPLADPHFWTMQGAIRVAQLCNAWGLTWGAHSNNHFDISLAMVAQCGAAAPGDITALDTHWIWQENTERLTKEPMPIVNGKIKVTEQPGLGIEIDMARIEAAHDFYLKHNLGARDDARAMQCLIPGWKFDPKRPCLVR, from the coding sequence ATGGATATCAATCGTAAAGAAAGCTCACCGATGATAAAAGATATGAAAGTGATTCCGGTTGCTGGTCGTGACAGCATGTTGCTCAATCTCAGTGGTGCGCATGGTGTTTTCTTCACCCGGAATGTTGTGATCTTGACGGATAGTGCGGGGCATACCGGAGCTGGAGAGGTTCCGGGCGGTGAAAAAATTCGCAAGACACTGGAAGATGCAAGAGAATTGGTTGTTGGGCGTCCAATTGCCATTTATAATCATATCTTAAATGATGTTCGGGAAGCCTTTAAGGATCGCGATGACGGCGGGCGCGGATTGCAGACCTTTGATCTGCGGACAATGATTCATGCAGTTACCGCGATTGAAGCCGCTTGTCTTGATTTATTAGGAAAATATCTCGGTGTTCCGGCAGCCGAGTTGTTAGGTACCGGTCGGCAACGTGACGAAGTAGAATTTTTGGGCTACCTTTTCTATGTTGGTGATCGCAAAAAGACAGATTTGCCGTATTTTAGCGAAGAACATGAAAAAGATGCTTGGCTGCGTCTACGGCATGAAGAAGCGCTGACGCCGGAAGCTGTTGTAGAACTGGCACAGGCATCCTATGAACGTTATGGATTTAAAAATTTTAAATTAAAAGGTGGTGTTTTATCCGGAGATGAAGAAATTGAAGCGGTAACCGCTTTGAAAAAAGCTTTTCCGGATGCCAGAATAACGCTGGACCCTAACGGTGCCTGGACTTTGGAGGAGGCTATCCGTCTTTGTAAGAACAAAACCGATGTCTTAACTTATGCGGAAGATCCTTGTGGTGCGGAAAATGGTTATTCCGGCCGGGAAATCATGGCGGAATTCAGAAAGGCAACGGGGCTGCCGACTGCAACGAATATGATCGCAACGGATTGGCGGCAGATGGGACATTCGATGGTTTTGCATTCGGTTGATATCCCACTGGCGGATCCACATTTCTGGACGATGCAGGGAGCGATACGCGTAGCACAGCTCTGCAATGCATGGGGGCTGACGTGGGGCGCACATTCTAACAATCATTTTGATATATCGCTGGCTATGGTTGCACAGTGCGGGGCGGCAGCACCCGGTGATATCACAGCGCTGGATACGCATTGGATTTGGCAGGAAAACACGGAACGTCTGACCAAAGAACCAATGCCGATTGTCAATGGCAAGATCAAAGTGACGGAGCAGCCGGGTCTTGGCATTGAGATCGATATGGCAAGAATTGAAGCGGCACATGATTTTTATTTGAAACATAACCTTGGGGCGCGTGATGATGCCAGAGCTATGCAATGTTTAATCCCGGGCTGGAAGTTTGATCCGAAGCGTCCTTGCCTCGTCCGTTGA
- a CDS encoding enolase C-terminal domain-like protein, with protein MTMPVVTKMDVIPVAGHDSMLLNLCGAHAPIFTRNLVILKDSAGHTGVGEVPGGEGIRQTLERSTELVVGKEIGRYRDILRDIRQIVLGEGSNQAKNIVHKVTSESEAAVLKQPHEINLRTDNVITAIEAALLDLLGKYMEMPVVDLLGDGRHRDEVRMLGYLFYVGDQNKTDLSYLCEADSQDEWYRVRHEEALTPEHIVRQAQAAAAKYGFKDFKLKGGVMSGEAEIEAIAALKKAFPSARITLDPNGAWLLEDAIRLCKGRSDILAYAEDPCGPEPGYSGREIMAEFRRATGLPTATNMIATDWRQLGPTIALQAVDIPLADPHFWTMQGTVRVAQICHEWGLTWGSHSNNHFDISLAMFTHAAAAAPGEITAIDTHWIWQEGAQHLTKNPLQLENGVVKVPEAPGLGIEIDMDAVEKAYALYQKYGKGARNDAMAMQYLVPGWKYDPKKAAFTHTI; from the coding sequence ATGACGATGCCAGTTGTAACAAAAATGGATGTTATTCCGGTAGCAGGTCATGATAGTATGCTACTCAATCTTTGTGGAGCACATGCGCCGATATTTACCCGCAATCTAGTTATCTTGAAAGACAGTGCCGGGCATACCGGTGTTGGGGAAGTACCTGGCGGTGAAGGTATTCGTCAGACACTGGAACGATCAACGGAGCTGGTGGTGGGGAAAGAAATCGGACGTTATCGTGATATTTTGCGTGATATTCGTCAAATCGTTCTGGGCGAAGGTAGTAATCAGGCAAAAAATATCGTGCACAAAGTAACTTCCGAATCCGAGGCAGCTGTACTGAAACAGCCGCATGAAATCAATCTGCGGACGGATAATGTAATCACGGCAATTGAAGCGGCGCTGCTTGATCTTTTGGGAAAATATATGGAGATGCCCGTTGTGGATCTTTTGGGAGATGGACGCCATCGAGATGAAGTGCGGATGCTGGGGTATCTTTTCTATGTTGGTGATCAAAATAAAACGGATTTATCCTATCTTTGTGAAGCCGATAGCCAAGATGAATGGTACCGCGTTCGTCATGAGGAAGCGTTGACACCGGAACATATTGTTCGTCAGGCACAAGCTGCTGCGGCAAAATACGGATTTAAAGATTTTAAATTAAAAGGTGGTGTGATGAGCGGGGAAGCGGAAATTGAAGCTATCGCTGCACTGAAAAAGGCTTTCCCGAGCGCCAGAATCACGCTTGATCCAAATGGTGCTTGGCTGCTTGAGGATGCAATCCGCTTGTGTAAAGGCCGCTCAGATATTTTGGCCTATGCAGAAGATCCCTGCGGGCCGGAACCGGGCTACTCCGGACGTGAAATCATGGCAGAGTTTCGGCGGGCAACGGGTTTGCCGACAGCAACGAATATGATTGCGACCGACTGGCGTCAGCTGGGGCCTACCATAGCTTTGCAGGCTGTGGATATACCGCTGGCAGATCCACATTTTTGGACGATGCAGGGAACCGTCCGTGTGGCGCAGATCTGCCATGAATGGGGACTGACTTGGGGGTCGCATTCTAACAATCATTTTGATATATCGCTGGCGATGTTTACGCATGCCGCGGCTGCAGCGCCCGGTGAAATCACGGCGATTGATACACATTGGATATGGCAGGAAGGTGCGCAGCATTTGACGAAGAACCCGCTGCAGCTGGAAAACGGCGTTGTCAAAGTACCGGAGGCACCGGGACTTGGCATTGAAATCGATATGGATGCGGTGGAAAAAGCCTATGCATTGTATCAGAAATATGGAAAAGGTGCCAGAAATGATGCAATGGCGATGCAATATCTGGTTCCCGGCTGGAAGTATGATCCAAAAAAAGCAGCATTTACGCATACCATCTGA
- a CDS encoding MFS transporter — MTRPNPRKKTNVRWLVVAILFMLTAVNYADRATLSIAGSAIQKELGLSSIQMGYIFSAFGWAYVVAQLPGGWLLDRFGSKRVYAFCLVFWSLSVALQGSAVFFTGVTAAAVLFAFRYLMATFEAPSFPANARIVAAWFPKQERGTASSIFNAAQYFATVIFAPLMGWIVHSFGWHHVFVVMGATGIVMLFFWLKFIYDPKEHPMANQAEVDYIEEGGGLVSMDMKKDGEAKKTGPNLALIKQLLTNRMFIGIYLAQYCINALTFFFISWFPVYLVQARGMDILHAGFAAAIPALCGFGGGIAGGVFSDFLLHRGYSLSVARKLPIVAGMLLSMAMIGCNYVDSIGLVILFMALSFFGKAFGALGWAVGSDTFPREIAGLAGGLFNMCGNLSSITTPIAIGYIVAVTGSFEWALVFTVVHGLIAAFSYLFLVGDIHRVELKKVN, encoded by the coding sequence ATGACAAGACCAAACCCAAGGAAAAAAACAAATGTCCGCTGGCTGGTGGTCGCCATCCTTTTTATGTTGACAGCTGTAAATTATGCTGATCGGGCGACGCTTTCAATTGCCGGTTCGGCAATACAGAAAGAACTGGGCCTGAGTAGTATTCAGATGGGATATATCTTTTCTGCGTTTGGCTGGGCGTATGTTGTCGCACAGCTTCCTGGTGGCTGGCTCCTTGATCGATTCGGTTCCAAACGAGTTTATGCGTTTTGTCTTGTTTTTTGGTCTTTATCGGTTGCCTTGCAGGGCAGCGCTGTATTTTTTACCGGGGTTACTGCAGCGGCTGTTTTATTTGCTTTTCGTTATCTTATGGCTACCTTTGAAGCACCGTCTTTTCCGGCGAATGCCCGCATTGTAGCCGCTTGGTTTCCAAAACAGGAACGCGGTACGGCATCATCCATTTTTAATGCTGCGCAGTATTTTGCGACCGTTATCTTTGCGCCGCTCATGGGGTGGATTGTACATTCTTTTGGCTGGCATCATGTATTCGTCGTCATGGGAGCAACAGGGATTGTTATGCTTTTTTTCTGGCTGAAATTTATCTATGATCCCAAAGAGCATCCGATGGCAAATCAGGCTGAAGTCGATTATATCGAAGAAGGCGGCGGCCTTGTCAGCATGGATATGAAAAAAGACGGTGAAGCTAAAAAAACTGGTCCGAATTTAGCTTTGATCAAGCAATTGCTTACCAACCGTATGTTTATTGGTATCTATCTGGCACAGTACTGTATCAATGCGTTAACGTTCTTCTTCATCAGCTGGTTTCCGGTGTATCTTGTGCAGGCGAGAGGTATGGATATCCTGCATGCAGGGTTTGCGGCAGCAATTCCGGCACTTTGTGGTTTTGGCGGCGGGATTGCCGGTGGGGTATTTTCTGATTTTCTGCTACATCGGGGGTATTCTTTATCAGTGGCAAGAAAACTGCCAATTGTTGCCGGTATGCTGCTCAGTATGGCGATGATCGGCTGCAATTATGTAGATTCTATTGGGCTTGTTATCTTGTTTATGGCACTTTCCTTTTTTGGCAAAGCGTTTGGTGCGCTGGGCTGGGCTGTTGGTTCGGATACTTTTCCGCGGGAAATTGCCGGTCTGGCTGGCGGACTGTTTAATATGTGCGGTAATTTGTCGAGTATTACGACGCCAATTGCCATTGGCTATATTGTAGCAGTAACAGGGTCTTTTGAATGGGCGCTTGTCTTTACGGTTGTACATGGTTTGATTGCTGCTTTCAGCTATCTTTTCCTTGTTGGTGATATCCACCGGGTGGAATTGAAGAAAGTAAATTAA
- the garR gene encoding 2-hydroxy-3-oxopropionate reductase, with amino-acid sequence MKIGFIGLGIMGKPMSKNLIKAGYEVIVSNHNPKAAKELAALGAEVMETPKQIAAAADIIITMLPNSPQVKEVALGKDGLIEGAKKGSVLVDMSSIAPLASREVAEALGKVGMEMLDAPVSGGEPKAIDGTISVMVGGKQQIFDQYKAVLQAMAGSVVRTGDIGAGNATKLANQIIVAVNIAGMSEALVLASKVGVDPMLVYQAIRGGLAGSTVLDAKAPLILDRKFDPGFRVKLHIKDLQNVLDTSHEVGVALPMTAGIMEIMQALKTDGLGEEDHCSVVKYYEKLAHIEVK; translated from the coding sequence ATGAAAATTGGATTTATTGGTCTTGGCATTATGGGGAAACCGATGAGTAAGAATCTTATCAAGGCAGGGTATGAAGTAATCGTATCAAATCATAACCCAAAAGCAGCAAAAGAATTGGCAGCGCTTGGCGCAGAAGTTATGGAAACGCCGAAACAAATTGCAGCCGCAGCGGATATCATCATAACGATGCTGCCAAATTCTCCGCAGGTGAAAGAAGTTGCATTAGGAAAAGATGGCTTGATTGAAGGGGCGAAAAAGGGCAGTGTCCTCGTCGATATGAGTTCGATTGCACCGCTTGCCAGCCGTGAAGTTGCCGAAGCACTCGGAAAAGTGGGCATGGAAATGCTGGATGCACCGGTCAGCGGCGGTGAACCCAAAGCAATTGACGGAACAATTTCCGTCATGGTCGGCGGCAAACAGCAAATCTTTGACCAATATAAAGCTGTGCTGCAGGCAATGGCAGGTTCCGTTGTCCGCACGGGTGATATCGGCGCCGGCAATGCCACAAAACTTGCCAATCAGATCATCGTTGCCGTCAATATTGCCGGAATGAGTGAGGCTCTTGTTCTTGCGAGTAAGGTCGGCGTAGATCCGATGCTTGTCTATCAGGCGATTCGCGGTGGGCTGGCCGGCAGTACGGTACTGGATGCAAAAGCACCGTTGATTCTTGATCGGAAATTTGATCCGGGATTCCGTGTCAAATTACATATTAAGGATTTGCAGAATGTATTGGATACTTCTCATGAAGTCGGTGTAGCTTTGCCGATGACGGCTGGTATAATGGAAATTATGCAGGCACTCAAGACAGATGGACTTGGTGAAGAAGACCACTGTAGTGTGGTAAAATATTACGAAAAGCTTGCGCATATAGAAGTCAAGTAG
- the dapA gene encoding 4-hydroxy-tetrahydrodipicolinate synthase, protein MLEVKGVIPPLITPIDKNERLDEAGLRRLINYVIDGGVHGIFVIGSTGEFYGLSIEDKTRAVEIAMEEVNGRVPVYVGASAITTKECIRLAQMAKSYEADAITVLTPMFISPNEKELYDHFVAIAKAVDIPNVIYNNPDRTGVNMSATVVEKLADIDNIIAAKDTSGDMSLTAEYIRRNRGKDFSVMAGKDTLILSTLVYGGKGCVAGTANVLPKLVVEIYDKFMAGDLAGALDAQYRLTLFRNTYNLGSFPIVPKDALNILGVDVGHPIRPIQHVSEENQEKIRNILKEVGALKD, encoded by the coding sequence ATGTTAGAAGTAAAAGGTGTTATACCGCCACTGATTACCCCGATAGATAAAAATGAAAGGTTGGATGAAGCTGGTTTGCGTCGCTTGATCAATTATGTCATCGATGGCGGTGTGCATGGAATTTTTGTCATTGGCAGCACTGGGGAGTTTTATGGTTTGAGCATAGAAGATAAAACACGTGCGGTGGAAATAGCGATGGAAGAAGTCAATGGCCGAGTTCCTGTTTATGTCGGTGCCAGTGCAATTACGACCAAAGAATGCATTCGGCTCGCCCAAATGGCGAAATCCTATGAAGCGGATGCGATTACTGTTTTGACACCGATGTTCATATCTCCGAATGAAAAGGAATTGTACGATCATTTTGTTGCGATTGCTAAAGCAGTAGATATCCCGAATGTCATCTATAATAATCCGGATCGGACGGGCGTGAATATGTCCGCCACTGTTGTAGAAAAACTTGCCGATATTGATAATATTATTGCGGCGAAAGATACCAGCGGCGATATGTCGCTTACAGCGGAATACATCCGCCGAAATCGGGGCAAAGATTTCTCTGTCATGGCCGGCAAAGATACGCTGATTTTATCCACTCTAGTTTACGGTGGTAAAGGCTGTGTGGCTGGAACTGCGAATGTTCTGCCGAAGTTGGTGGTAGAAATTTACGATAAATTCATGGCTGGAGATTTGGCTGGTGCGCTTGATGCACAATATCGGCTGACGCTGTTTAGAAATACTTATAACTTGGGAAGTTTCCCGATTGTACCGAAAGATGCCCTGAATATTTTGGGCGTTGATGTCGGGCATCCGATTCGTCCGATCCAGCATGTATCAGAAGAAAACCAAGAAAAAATACGCAATATTTTAAAAGAAGTTGGCGCGCTTAAGGATTGA
- a CDS encoding UxaA family hydrolase, with the protein MCGTQQLASGMHLQVFSTGRGTTYGLALAPVIKVSTHDELKERWKDLIDVNAGQIVSGEASIEDVGQEIFAFILDSASGKKETWAEHWQLYNDLCLFNPAPVT; encoded by the coding sequence ATCTGCGGTACGCAGCAACTGGCTTCCGGCATGCATTTACAGGTGTTTAGCACTGGCAGGGGAACGACGTACGGGCTGGCGCTGGCCCCGGTTATCAAGGTTTCGACGCATGATGAATTGAAGGAGCGTTGGAAAGATCTGATTGATGTGAATGCCGGACAGATTGTCAGTGGCGAAGCTTCAATTGAGGATGTAGGACAGGAAATCTTTGCATTTATTCTCGACTCGGCCAGTGGTAAAAAAGAAACCTGGGCAGAGCATTGGCAGCTCTATAATGATCTGTGCCTGTTTAATCCGGCACCGGTAACCTGA
- a CDS encoding sigma 54-interacting transcriptional regulator, producing MAKIAFIAPDMKFLEDSKQIALELNCYKDTDFYSSQLNDAVNLAQTLEASHSDVDAIISRYGTAYLLSKANLTIPIIEVMITGQDLAQAIYEAKKSVNLDHPRFTYLAFGNMANDIIRLSKILDIDLHVLELNTSEDIRKTIDTLSPDSTDILMGGATAVRYAASRGFVTQLVQSGDCALREAFRSAEKVLLARSSERKRTEEFRTIINAMREGILCVNTDRKLQFVNHAAESFLQKSQKELSGKRIDDFIHPEHILHDCFPYIHDCLENGKKIIDKILKIGPFWINFNFLPIIVNEKITGAAITTQDVTQIQEMEIKIRNEVLMKKFIARYVFDDIRGGSPEISEAKRKAREFSSVDATVLLFGESGTGKELFAQSIHNASPRANGPFVAINCAALPMNLLESELFGYVDGAFTGARRKGKPGLFEMAHRGTIFLDEISEMAPYGQSRLLRVLQERQVMRLGDDKYIPIDVRIIAATNKKLPKLVAEGAFRQDLFYRLKILTVTIPPLRQRTGDIIYLARHFLQHYAIKHQRPHKLEKSAESMLLSYSWPGNVRELRYFIERLIIVAKEFSIAATALADYWEDRSESTEPSEQVPPANAVIAENEPEKIQTELQRLQGNISKTAAALHMDRSTLYRKLKHYKIEVKKSYT from the coding sequence ATGGCAAAAATTGCATTCATTGCTCCGGATATGAAGTTTTTAGAAGACAGCAAGCAAATCGCGCTCGAACTCAATTGTTATAAAGACACCGATTTTTATTCTTCACAATTAAATGACGCTGTGAACCTTGCCCAAACATTAGAAGCTTCGCATTCAGATGTCGATGCGATTATTTCCCGCTACGGAACTGCTTATCTGCTTTCAAAAGCAAATCTCACTATCCCAATCATCGAAGTCATGATTACCGGGCAGGATCTTGCCCAAGCGATTTATGAAGCAAAAAAATCCGTCAACCTCGATCACCCCCGCTTCACCTATCTTGCCTTCGGCAATATGGCCAATGACATCATCCGCCTGTCCAAAATCCTCGACATCGATCTGCATGTCCTTGAACTGAACACCTCCGAAGACATTCGCAAAACCATCGATACCCTCTCCCCGGACAGTACCGATATATTAATGGGCGGTGCAACAGCTGTCCGCTATGCCGCTTCACGCGGTTTTGTCACCCAGCTTGTACAGTCCGGAGACTGCGCGCTACGCGAAGCCTTTCGCTCGGCAGAAAAAGTCCTGCTCGCCCGCAGCAGTGAGCGAAAACGTACCGAAGAATTCCGTACCATCATTAACGCAATGCGAGAAGGTATTCTCTGCGTTAATACCGATCGAAAACTCCAATTTGTCAATCACGCCGCTGAAAGCTTTCTCCAGAAATCGCAAAAAGAACTCTCCGGGAAAAGAATCGATGACTTCATTCATCCGGAGCATATTCTGCACGACTGCTTTCCCTACATCCATGATTGCCTCGAAAACGGCAAAAAAATTATTGATAAAATCTTAAAAATCGGGCCGTTCTGGATAAATTTCAATTTCCTGCCGATCATCGTCAACGAAAAAATTACGGGTGCTGCCATCACAACACAAGATGTCACACAAATTCAGGAAATGGAAATCAAAATCCGCAATGAAGTATTGATGAAAAAATTTATTGCCCGCTACGTTTTCGATGATATCCGCGGCGGATCACCGGAGATTTCCGAAGCAAAAAGAAAAGCCCGAGAATTTTCCAGCGTCGATGCTACTGTGCTCCTTTTTGGGGAATCCGGCACCGGCAAGGAACTTTTCGCTCAAAGCATACATAATGCCAGCCCGCGTGCCAATGGCCCCTTTGTCGCAATAAACTGTGCCGCTCTACCAATGAATCTTTTGGAAAGTGAACTGTTCGGCTATGTTGACGGCGCTTTCACCGGTGCTCGGCGCAAAGGCAAACCGGGACTTTTTGAAATGGCGCACCGGGGAACAATTTTCCTCGATGAAATTTCTGAAATGGCCCCCTACGGGCAAAGCCGTCTGCTGCGCGTTTTACAGGAACGACAAGTCATGCGCTTGGGCGACGATAAATATATTCCGATCGATGTTCGCATCATTGCCGCCACCAACAAAAAACTACCAAAACTCGTTGCCGAAGGCGCTTTCCGGCAAGACCTCTTCTACCGGCTCAAAATCCTGACGGTGACGATCCCGCCCTTGCGCCAGCGAACCGGCGATATCATCTACCTGGCACGCCATTTTCTTCAACACTATGCGATCAAGCATCAACGACCGCATAAACTTGAGAAATCCGCAGAAAGCATGCTCCTTTCCTATTCCTGGCCGGGCAATGTCCGTGAACTTCGATATTTTATTGAACGGCTCATCATCGTTGCCAAAGAATTTTCCATCGCTGCGACCGCCCTTGCCGACTATTGGGAAGATCGCAGTGAGTCGACGGAACCATCCGAGCAGGTACCGCCTGCAAATGCCGTTATCGCAGAAAACGAACCAGAAAAAATCCAGACCGAGCTCCAGCGCCTACAAGGGAATATCTCGAAAACCGCCGCAGCTCTCCATATGGATCGGAGCACACTTTACCGGAAACTAAAGCACTACAAAATCGAAGTAAAAAAATCCTATACATAA
- a CDS encoding Lrp/AsnC family transcriptional regulator has product MKIDEIDIQILCELQKDSRISIRELSKRVNLSPPSVSERVRRLEEKQIIEGYTIRLNKNKLGFVIKCIIEITMRDGQYEKFKSFIKEYKYSECCYRIAGDVCFIVKMTVSSLGDIEQFINAVSSYAITKTYVVFSEVEVNHSIDKFV; this is encoded by the coding sequence ATGAAAATAGATGAAATAGATATTCAAATTTTGTGTGAATTGCAAAAAGATAGTCGAATTTCTATCAGAGAGCTATCTAAACGGGTAAATCTTTCACCGCCTTCTGTCAGTGAAAGGGTAAGACGGCTTGAGGAAAAACAGATCATTGAAGGATACACAATACGTTTAAACAAAAATAAGTTAGGTTTTGTAATCAAGTGTATTATTGAAATTACAATGAGAGATGGGCAATATGAGAAATTTAAAAGTTTTATCAAAGAATATAAATACAGCGAATGCTGTTATCGAATTGCTGGGGATGTTTGTTTCATAGTTAAAATGACCGTTTCTTCTTTAGGCGATATTGAACAGTTTATCAACGCTGTATCCTCATACGCTATTACAAAGACATACGTTGTTTTTTCAGAAGTGGAGGTCAATCATAGTATAGATAAGTTCGTATAA
- a CDS encoding carboxymuconolactone decarboxylase family protein, whose amino-acid sequence MAIISFSQEGITPFQQLLGYNKNILENWTRLEECIFSSTTFSAELKEEVRRTLAFYNGCEYCMAKGKPSKNILDPKTQLAIHFATLSNQTAHIDNEELIKLKEVFTDNEISELLALICFITACQRFGALLGLEPSCQI is encoded by the coding sequence ATGGCTATAATTTCTTTTTCACAGGAAGGTATTACACCATTTCAACAACTATTAGGGTATAATAAAAATATTTTAGAAAACTGGACGCGTCTGGAAGAATGTATTTTTTCCAGCACTACATTCTCCGCGGAATTAAAAGAAGAGGTTCGACGTACACTCGCTTTTTATAATGGTTGCGAATACTGCATGGCTAAAGGGAAGCCTTCAAAAAATATACTGGATCCAAAGACACAATTGGCTATTCATTTTGCAACTCTATCAAACCAGACAGCACATATTGATAACGAAGAACTCATTAAACTTAAAGAAGTGTTCACAGACAACGAAATTTCAGAACTGTTGGCACTTATATGTTTTATAACCGCTTGCCAACGATTTGGCGCCTTACTGGGATTAGAACCAAGCTGCCAAATTTGA